A stretch of Campylobacter gracilis DNA encodes these proteins:
- a CDS encoding amino acid ABC transporter permease yields the protein MNEKILKVVFVLTVIAVGLYFTYPELSEAQKISYAKSYGITLILTSGGIVIGIALGFMLAFLKFLNNKFLSFIIDEYVDIIRGTPIVIQLMVFVFIIFATWSNNIAAAIFALGLNSSAYVAEIVRSGINSVDRGQMEAARAMGLGYGTAMKEIIFPQAIKNILPALANEFISLFKETSVVGLVAITDLTFFSKSMQAALYTVQPILFAAVLYYASVKFFSFLVKMLESRLNRND from the coding sequence TTGAACGAGAAAATTTTAAAGGTCGTATTTGTTTTGACTGTAATCGCCGTGGGACTTTATTTCACCTATCCCGAACTGAGCGAAGCGCAAAAAATTTCATACGCCAAAAGCTACGGCATCACTCTTATTTTGACCTCCGGCGGCATCGTGATCGGTATCGCATTAGGATTTATGCTGGCATTTTTAAAATTTCTAAACAATAAATTTTTAAGCTTCATTATCGACGAATACGTAGACATCATCCGCGGAACTCCAATCGTTATCCAACTGATGGTGTTCGTGTTTATTATCTTTGCTACGTGGAGCAATAATATCGCAGCTGCGATCTTTGCGCTGGGGCTTAATAGCTCAGCCTACGTCGCAGAGATCGTGCGCAGCGGCATAAACAGCGTCGATCGCGGCCAGATGGAAGCTGCGCGCGCGATGGGTCTAGGCTACGGCACGGCGATGAAAGAGATCATCTTTCCGCAAGCGATAAAAAACATTTTGCCCGCGCTTGCGAATGAGTTTATAAGCCTTTTTAAAGAAACCTCGGTCGTGGGCCTCGTAGCAATTACCGATCTTACGTTTTTTTCAAAAAGCATGCAGGCTGCGCTTTATACCGTCCAGCCGATACTTTTTGCCGCAGTGCTTTACTACGCAAGCGTGAAATTTTTCTCGTTTTTAGTAAAAATGCTAGAAAGTAGGTTAAACCGCAATGATTGA
- a CDS encoding undecaprenyl-diphosphate phosphatase: MNIFDAVILGIVEGLTEFLPVSSTGHMILAAKLMGLQQTDTLKCFEVVIQLGSILAVVAMFYKRLLVDFKLWCKLVVGFIPTAAIGFLLYKSIKSLFAPQTVAYALIGWGIIFIAVELFRKARPRENELEHLDQISYVQAFIIGLSQCFAMVPGTSRSGATIIAGLLCGLSRNLAARFSFLLAIPTMFAATFYDTYKNLDTFAQNSDNITTFLIGGAVAFVVALAAIKLFLSFVSKFDFIPFGIYRILIGVVFFIFVF; encoded by the coding sequence ATGAATATATTTGACGCCGTGATTTTAGGCATCGTCGAGGGGCTGACGGAATTTCTGCCCGTAAGCTCGACCGGGCACATGATCCTAGCTGCGAAACTGATGGGCTTACAGCAGACCGACACGCTTAAATGCTTCGAGGTCGTTATCCAGCTAGGTTCGATCCTAGCGGTCGTCGCGATGTTTTACAAGCGGCTTTTAGTTGATTTTAAGCTCTGGTGCAAGCTCGTCGTGGGCTTCATCCCTACCGCCGCGATCGGATTTTTGCTCTATAAAAGCATCAAATCGCTATTCGCACCGCAGACCGTCGCTTACGCGCTGATCGGCTGGGGCATTATTTTTATCGCAGTCGAGCTCTTTCGCAAGGCGCGCCCTAGGGAGAATGAACTAGAACATCTGGATCAAATTTCATACGTTCAGGCTTTCATCATCGGGCTTTCGCAATGTTTTGCGATGGTGCCGGGTACTTCGCGCAGCGGTGCTACCATCATCGCAGGGCTTTTATGCGGGCTAAGCAGAAACCTAGCCGCGCGCTTTAGCTTCCTGCTCGCGATCCCTACGATGTTTGCAGCGACTTTCTACGACACCTATAAAAATTTAGACACCTTCGCGCAAAACTCCGACAATATCACGACCTTTCTCATAGGCGGCGCAGTGGCGTTCGTCGTGGCGCTTGCGGCGATCAAGCTATTTCTAAGCTTCGTCTCGAAGTTCGATTTCATTCCGTTTGGAATTTATAGA
- a CDS encoding DUF2130 domain-containing protein, protein MANVKCPHCGSLIDIDEALQRDIKAKFEDEILQQKRKWQQQQNEATLKFEAEIAAKREEYAKHLAQLQAKENAFEQRVKAATDSALNSEREKILALAKSQIESENAAKFEILQKELQEKSQRISELNLIKAEMEAQKRKFSELEAENKAKSEIELTNRVNQERERLSKQISQENELKFRQKDEQIQSLIGQINELKRRSEVGSQQLQGEVQELALQEYLRLNFPLDEIDEVKKGARGADCVQIVHTREFVGCGKILYESKRTKSFEPKWIDKLKDDMIGEGAQIGVIVTEQMPPHSPRLHQAPSDASIWICSFEEFKGLCAVLREHVVALAFAKRSGQNQDSKTAMLYDYLTSPEFANQIKTIVSAFVGMQESLNKERNAMERIWKQREKQIARARDGAIAMHASIRSIAGSGVAQLEDVDEILSLEAIATEGEADTLQNQDGDETP, encoded by the coding sequence ATGGCTAACGTAAAGTGCCCGCACTGCGGCTCTTTGATCGATATAGACGAGGCGCTGCAACGCGATATCAAGGCTAAATTTGAAGATGAAATTTTGCAGCAGAAGCGAAAGTGGCAACAGCAGCAAAACGAAGCTACGCTTAAATTTGAAGCCGAGATCGCCGCTAAGCGCGAGGAGTACGCGAAGCATCTAGCGCAGTTGCAAGCGAAGGAAAACGCCTTCGAGCAGCGCGTAAAAGCGGCGACCGATTCCGCGCTAAATAGCGAGCGGGAGAAAATTTTAGCGCTCGCAAAATCTCAGATCGAGAGCGAGAATGCGGCGAAATTTGAAATTTTACAAAAGGAGCTGCAAGAAAAATCGCAAAGAATTTCCGAGCTAAATTTAATAAAGGCCGAAATGGAGGCGCAAAAGCGTAAATTTAGCGAGCTTGAAGCCGAGAATAAAGCTAAATCCGAGATCGAGCTAACCAACCGCGTAAACCAAGAGCGTGAGCGGCTTTCGAAACAAATTTCGCAGGAAAACGAGCTGAAATTCCGCCAAAAAGATGAGCAGATCCAAAGCCTAATCGGCCAAATAAACGAGCTTAAGCGCCGCTCGGAGGTGGGCTCGCAGCAGCTTCAGGGCGAGGTGCAGGAGCTCGCGCTGCAGGAGTATCTGCGGCTAAACTTTCCTTTGGACGAGATAGATGAGGTCAAAAAGGGCGCGCGCGGCGCAGACTGCGTGCAGATAGTGCATACGAGGGAGTTTGTGGGCTGCGGTAAAATTTTATACGAGAGCAAGCGCACGAAAAGCTTCGAGCCTAAATGGATCGACAAACTCAAAGACGATATGATAGGTGAGGGCGCGCAGATCGGCGTTATCGTAACCGAGCAGATGCCGCCTCACAGCCCTAGGCTGCACCAAGCGCCGAGCGATGCTAGCATCTGGATCTGTTCGTTTGAGGAATTTAAGGGGCTTTGCGCCGTCTTGCGCGAACACGTCGTGGCGCTTGCGTTTGCCAAAAGATCGGGGCAAAATCAAGATAGCAAAACGGCGATGCTCTACGACTATCTGACCTCGCCCGAGTTTGCAAACCAGATAAAGACGATCGTTTCGGCATTTGTCGGCATGCAGGAGAGCCTAAATAAGGAGCGCAACGCGATGGAGCGCATCTGGAAACAGCGCGAAAAACAGATAGCGCGTGCGCGAGACGGAGCGATTGCTATGCATGCAAGCATCAGAAGTATCGCAGGAAGCGGCGTAGCCCAGCTGGAGGACGTCGATGAAATTTTAAGCCTCGAAGCGATTGCGACGGAGGGCGAAGCGGACACGCTTCAAAACCAAGACGGCGACGAGACGCCATAG
- the thiE gene encoding thiamine phosphate synthase, producing MSEIYALSDDTLTPPQTIFSQIDEILRCGVKLVQYRSKLAVRDEALIRSLIGLCEDYGAKLIINDDAALAKKLGAHGVHIGKDDGETAQVREFLGANKIVGVSCYADLARAQKAEAQGASYVAFGSLRRGKTKPDAPLCPDALVQEARKSLNLPIAVIGGISLENLNEILALKPDYIAMVEAIYRPASITQNLANLKEKMDEYI from the coding sequence ATGAGTGAAATTTACGCGCTTAGCGACGATACCTTAACGCCGCCGCAAACTATCTTTTCGCAGATAGATGAAATTTTGCGCTGCGGCGTAAAGCTCGTGCAGTATCGTAGCAAGCTCGCCGTGAGGGATGAAGCTTTAATCCGCTCTCTCATCGGTCTTTGCGAAGATTACGGCGCCAAACTCATCATCAACGACGATGCGGCGCTTGCCAAAAAGCTTGGCGCACACGGCGTGCATATCGGAAAGGACGACGGCGAGACGGCGCAGGTGCGTGAGTTTTTAGGCGCGAATAAGATCGTCGGCGTTAGTTGCTACGCCGATCTCGCTCGCGCGCAAAAGGCCGAAGCGCAGGGCGCTAGCTACGTAGCCTTCGGCTCTCTAAGGCGCGGCAAGACAAAGCCTGATGCGCCGCTTTGCCCCGATGCGCTCGTGCAAGAGGCGCGAAAATCTTTAAATCTCCCAATCGCCGTAATCGGCGGCATAAGCTTAGAAAATTTAAATGAAATTTTAGCCCTCAAGCCCGATTATATCGCGATGGTAGAGGCGATCTACAGGCCCGCTTCGATCACTCAGAATTTAGCAAATTTAAAGGAAAAAATGGATGAATATATTTGA
- a CDS encoding amino acid ABC transporter ATP-binding protein, with protein MIEISNLTKSYGNLSVLKGISKTINKGDIVAIIGPSGGGKSTFLRCLNLLEIPSGGTIKIDGEDITDKHTDINKIRRKVSMVFQHFNLFANKNVLENLTLAPIKAGIYTKEQALAKAEELLQKVGLSDKAYTYPHKLSGGQKQRIAIARSLAVNPDVILFDEPTSALDPEMIGEVLGIMKEVAKEGITMLVVTHEMGFARNVANRIFFIEGGKIAVDDTPKNVFENPQNPRLKEFLNKILNH; from the coding sequence ATGATTGAAATATCAAATTTAACCAAATCCTACGGCAATTTATCGGTGTTAAAAGGAATTTCAAAGACCATAAATAAAGGCGATATCGTAGCTATTATCGGTCCAAGCGGCGGCGGTAAATCAACCTTTTTGCGCTGCTTAAATCTGCTTGAAATTCCAAGCGGCGGCACTATTAAAATAGACGGCGAGGATATTACAGATAAGCACACTGATATTAATAAAATTCGCCGCAAAGTTAGTATGGTGTTTCAGCATTTCAACCTCTTTGCAAATAAAAATGTGCTGGAAAATTTAACTCTAGCGCCCATAAAAGCGGGTATCTATACTAAAGAACAAGCCTTAGCAAAAGCGGAGGAGCTGCTGCAAAAGGTCGGTCTTAGTGATAAGGCCTATACTTATCCGCACAAGCTTAGCGGTGGGCAAAAGCAACGCATCGCAATCGCTAGAAGTTTGGCGGTAAATCCGGACGTGATTTTATTCGACGAGCCTACCTCGGCGTTAGATCCAGAGATGATCGGCGAGGTATTAGGTATAATGAAAGAGGTCGCTAAAGAGGGAATCACGATGCTTGTGGTAACGCACGAGATGGGCTTTGCACGCAATGTCGCAAATAGGATTTTTTTTATAGAGGGCGGCAAGATCGCTGTGGATGATACGCCTAAAAACGTATTTGAAAATCCGCAAAATCCGAGATTGAAAGAATTTTTAAATAAAATTTTAAACCACTAA
- the putP gene encoding sodium/proline symporter PutP codes for MSFWTYFAIAIYFGALIFIGRYYYDKNASLSEYLLDNRRLGPFVTALSAGASDMSGWMLLGVPGAMFATGICNIWIALGLCVGAWCNYKFLAKRLRIYTEVASDSVTIPDFLENRFKDHTKTLRIISGLLIIIFFTLYVSSGIIAGGKTFESFFGLSFTYGAVATILIVVFYTFFGGFKAVAITDAFQGALMFAVLILIPLFSYRALQIPADSSFFAQVRLYGASHLDLFYNQSFLGVLGLLAWGLGYFGQPHIIVRFMAIRSSRELDSARRIGISWMVLGLVGAMLSGLIGFVYFSQKGLSIDDPEKIFLELGKIFFHPFILGVIISAVLAAIMSTISSQLLVSASAVTKDFIFAFYKKEVSERTQTLSSRIAVVIIAAVAAILAFGSNDTVLNVVGNAWAGFGASFGAVLLFSLYSKKMSALSALVGMLVGGITVICWILSGLSAIVYELLPGFCFSALAILLVNRYNSVLDKMADEPNAAQISQEFEKMKEQSLRGKDG; via the coding sequence ATGAGCTTTTGGACCTATTTTGCAATCGCGATATATTTCGGCGCGCTTATTTTTATAGGTAGGTATTATTATGACAAGAATGCGAGCTTAAGCGAATATCTGCTCGATAACCGCCGCCTGGGCCCATTCGTAACGGCGCTTAGCGCGGGCGCTAGCGATATGAGCGGCTGGATGCTTTTGGGAGTGCCGGGCGCGATGTTTGCGACAGGAATTTGCAATATCTGGATAGCTCTAGGGCTTTGCGTGGGCGCGTGGTGCAACTATAAATTTCTTGCTAAAAGGCTTAGAATTTACACCGAGGTAGCAAGCGACAGCGTCACGATCCCGGATTTTTTAGAAAACCGCTTCAAAGACCATACCAAGACGCTTCGCATCATCTCGGGGCTTTTGATCATCATATTTTTTACGCTCTATGTTAGTAGCGGCATCATCGCCGGTGGCAAGACCTTTGAGAGCTTTTTCGGGCTAAGCTTTACCTACGGCGCGGTCGCTACGATCTTAATCGTCGTGTTTTATACCTTTTTCGGCGGATTTAAGGCCGTCGCGATCACCGACGCATTTCAGGGTGCGCTGATGTTTGCGGTGCTTATTTTGATCCCTCTGTTTTCTTATCGCGCGCTGCAGATCCCTGCGGACAGCTCCTTTTTCGCGCAGGTACGGCTATACGGCGCGAGCCACCTCGATCTATTTTACAACCAAAGCTTCTTGGGCGTTTTGGGCCTGCTTGCTTGGGGGCTCGGATACTTCGGGCAGCCGCACATCATCGTGCGTTTTATGGCGATTAGAAGCTCGCGCGAGCTTGATAGTGCACGCCGCATCGGAATTTCGTGGATGGTGCTAGGGCTAGTAGGCGCGATGCTTAGCGGCCTGATCGGCTTTGTCTATTTTTCGCAAAAAGGCCTTAGTATAGACGATCCAGAAAAAATTTTCCTAGAGCTTGGTAAAATTTTCTTTCATCCATTCATCTTGGGCGTGATAATCTCTGCGGTGCTGGCGGCGATTATGAGCACCATCTCAAGCCAGCTTTTGGTAAGCGCGAGTGCGGTTACGAAGGATTTTATCTTCGCGTTTTATAAAAAAGAGGTGAGCGAGCGCACGCAGACGCTAAGCAGCCGCATCGCCGTCGTGATCATCGCCGCAGTCGCTGCGATCTTGGCATTTGGCTCAAACGATACGGTGCTAAACGTCGTCGGAAACGCTTGGGCGGGATTTGGCGCGAGCTTTGGAGCGGTGCTTCTTTTCAGCCTGTATTCTAAAAAAATGAGCGCGCTCTCAGCTTTGGTGGGTATGCTCGTAGGCGGTATCACGGTCATTTGCTGGATATTATCGGGGCTTTCGGCGATCGTTTACGAGCTGCTGCCGGGCTTTTGCTTTTCGGCGCTTGCGATATTGCTCGTAAATCGCTACAACTCCGTGCTCGATAAGATGGCGGATGAGCCCAATGCCGCGCAAATTTCGCAGGAATTCGAAAAGATGAAAGAGCAAAGTTTAAGGGGCAAAGATGGCTAA
- a CDS encoding basic amino acid ABC transporter substrate-binding protein, producing MKKFMRFLVAGALLCGSLIAKDIAKDTLIVGTNAEYPPFEFVDENSKVTGFDMDLVAELAKRAGVKYEILNMSFDGLIPAIKSGKIDMIASGMSATPARKKAIDFTAPYYKVENLYVKRKDDSSLNSKADLQGKRLAAQLGTIQELAIRDIKGAEVSATENVFVAVMSLKNKKIDALCVDSSVGYEYLKKNDDLTAFFKESDGSEGFSIAFDKGKYPELLAKFNAALEEMKKDGSYEKLLEKYNLK from the coding sequence ATGAAAAAATTTATGAGATTTCTAGTTGCGGGCGCTTTGCTTTGCGGCTCGCTGATCGCTAAGGACATCGCCAAAGATACGCTTATCGTAGGCACGAACGCCGAATATCCGCCGTTTGAGTTTGTGGATGAAAACTCCAAGGTTACCGGCTTTGATATGGATCTGGTAGCCGAGCTTGCAAAGCGCGCGGGCGTGAAATATGAAATTTTAAATATGAGCTTTGACGGGCTGATACCTGCGATTAAAAGCGGTAAAATCGATATGATCGCCTCGGGAATGAGCGCGACACCGGCTCGCAAAAAGGCTATCGATTTCACAGCTCCTTACTATAAAGTCGAAAATTTATATGTCAAGCGCAAGGACGATAGCTCGTTAAATTCCAAGGCGGATCTGCAGGGTAAGCGCCTTGCCGCGCAGCTAGGCACCATTCAAGAGCTTGCGATCAGAGATATCAAAGGCGCCGAGGTTAGCGCCACGGAGAACGTCTTCGTAGCCGTTATGTCGCTGAAGAACAAAAAGATCGACGCGCTTTGCGTGGATTCGTCCGTAGGCTACGAATATCTTAAGAAAAATGACGATCTAACCGCATTTTTTAAAGAATCCGACGGCAGCGAGGGCTTTTCGATCGCATTTGATAAGGGCAAGTATCCCGAGCTGCTAGCTAAGTTTAACGCAGCGCTTGAGGAGATGAAAAAGGATGGAAGCTACGAAAAGCTTTTGGAAAAGTATAATTTAAAATAA